The DNA region CTCCGACAGTGGGTGCTGCAATAGCGATCGCGAGCGTATAGCTCTGACTGCCGGTCGCCCCCAGCGAATCCGTCGCCGTGATTTCGAAGGTCTGGCTCCCGTCCGCCGTAGGGCTTCCGGACAGCGTGCCATCCGACGAGAGCGTGAGGCCATCAGGCAGGTCGCCGGAGGTCACAGTGAAGCTGTAGGGAGCCGTCCCGCTCGAGGCGGAGAGTGTCTGACTGTAGCTGCTGTTTGCCACACCGCCGGGCAGGGTTGTCGGTGTGATGCCAAGGGTCGGCTTGGACACGGTTACGGTGACCGTCGCGGCGACTGACGTGCCTGTGGAGTTCGTTGCGGCATAGGTGAATGTGTCGATACCCGAGTAGCCCGGGGTGGGTGTGTAGGCAATTGACGTGCCGCTGGCCACGGCGGTGCCGTGTTGTGGCGAGGTCACCACCGAAACGCTGTCGGCAGTCCCGCCAGCGAGATCGAGCGAGATCGGGGCGTCGGTACTGTTGGCGTCGATGATCGCGCTCACATCTGCGACGATGGGAGCCGCAATTGCAATATCAAGAGTGTAGCTTTGTGTACCCGTGGCACCATAGGTGTCAGTGGATGTTACCTCGAATGTCTCACTTCCTTGCGTCGTCGGCGTCCCCGATAGGGTTCCCGAGGTGGAAAGTGTGAGGCCACTAGGTAATACGCCACCGGTGACGGCAAAGCTGTACGGCGATGTTCCGTTGGTCGCGGACAGGGTCTGGCTGTATGCCACATTGGCCGTTCCACCAGGCAGGTTTGTCGGCGACAGCACCAGCGCAGGCGCAGTGACCGTAACCGTCACCGTTGCGGTATCGGAGAGGCCAGATTCACTCTCGGTGACCGTATAGGTGAAGCTGTCCGAACCCGAATAGCCGGCAGCCGGTGTGTAGCTCAAGGTCGAACCTGAGTAACTCGCAGTGCCATGTGCCGGTGCCGAGACACCGGTGAGCGATTCCGTTCCCGTCATGGGTACGGCGACTTGATTGCCGCTGCTATTGGCTGAAACCGTGGTCGAGAGGTCCGATGTTGAGGGGCCGACCTTCAACGTCATGGATTGGTTCGAGGAGTAGCCGTCGGCATTGATGACCTGATAGGTGAAGGTCCAGCTTCCCGTGGTGCTCGGCGTGCCCGATATGGTGCCGCTCGAACTGTTGAGGTTTAGCCCGGGCGGTAGGGAACCGCTGGTGATCGAGTAGGATACGACAGTCGAGCTGGCACTGTATGAGGCTGTGACGGCCCGACTGTAGACTTCGCCCTTTTTGGCATTTGGCCAACTGCTGGATGAGAAGGTAATCCGGGGTTTCACGGTGATGTGGTGCGTATCGGATGCCACAACCGTGACATAATCTGGCGCGGCCAGGGCCTTGGTCGTGATCGTTATTTCTCCGACAAACCCGGCAGCCGAAGTGTAAATGAGATCATACGACATATCGTGTGGACTATCAGTAGTGCCAGTGTACGTGGAATAAAAGAATTGTACTGACGACTGGCCATAGCTGTTTACGACGATCCGGACAGGCTCGCCGCTATAGGCCTCATAATAGTAGTCTGTTGCGCGGGCATGCGTGTGCAAAAGGCAGATAAAGCATGTGAGCGCAGCAAGTGCTGTCTTGGAGCCGCGTCGCAGCATCGTTTTGATGAAAATCAACATGGAAAATGGACTCTTGCTGGCATGGGCTCGCGTTCGAAATCGAAACGCTGCAGCCGGTTTTGACCCCGGTGTAGCCCGCAACAGAACGTCACGGATCGCCCAACACTGGGCGTAACCGCGCAAGCAATGGCCAATTTTGTGCCTTTTCATCCCCGATTAGAGCGTTGCACTGGGCACATCGTGACACCGGTTTCGGGGAGGCGCCGCCGCTCTTTCAATAGGGAGGCTATCTCGCCATCTCATACGGGCATCGCCCGTCGGACGGTTCTGCCCTTGGCGATCTCCCGCAAGTGGGATGCGGGCGGTAAGGTGCGTGACAGCTAAGCACCGCCGGAACGCGTGCAGTTGACTGCAGAGCACGCTATCATCCGGTATTTCTTATCGTCGATCGATAATTGTTGTTCAAGATGCCGCTTGGCTCGCCGGCACCAATGATATCAGCGGATGGCAACGCCGATGGCGGTTCGACGAATGGAACCGCCTTCGTCTTGCCTCAGATATCGAGATTCTCCGCAAACGCTGCGCGCTCCTGGATGAAGCGGAACCGGGCCTCCGGCTTGGTGCCCATCAGGGCATCCACCGCATCCCGCGTACCCTCGAAATCGACATCATCGATGCCAACGCGCAGCAGTGTGCGCTTGGCCGGATCCATCGTCGTTTCCTTCAGCTGCGCCGGCATCATTTCTCCAAGGCCTTTGAAGCGGCCGATCTCGACCTTCTTGCCCTTGAACACCGTTTCCATCAGTTCGGCGCGGTGCGCGTCGTCCCGGGCATAGACGGTCTTCGCGCCCTGGCGGATCACGTAGAGCGGCGGAACCGCGAGATAGAGGTGATTGCCGCGGATGAGCTCCGGCATTTCCTGGTAGAAGAAGGTGATCAGCAGCGAGGCGATATGGGCGCCGTCGACGTCGGCATCGGTCATGACGATGATGCGCTCATAGCGCAGGTCTTCGTCGCGATACTTCGTTCGCGTACCGCAGCCGAGCGCCTGGATCAGGTCCGCGATCTGCTGGTTTGCCATCAGTTTTTCGCGGCTGGCCGAGCCGACGTTCAGAATCTTGCCGCGCAACGGGAGGATCGCCTGATTGGCCCGGTTGCGGGCCTGCTTGGCAGAGCCACCCGCCGAGTCCCCTTCGACGATGAAGAGTTCGGCGCCCTCGGCCGTATTCTGGGCACAGTCGGCCAGCTTGCCAGGCAGGCGCAGTTTTCGCACGGCCGTCTTGCGGTTGACTTCCTTCTCCTTGCGGCGGCGCAGACGCTCTTCCGCACGCTCGATCACCCAGTCGAGCAGCTTCGCCGCCTCGTTGGGATTGTCGGCGAGATAGTGGTCGAAGGGGTCGCGCAGCGCATTTTCAACGATGCGCTGGGCCTCGACGGTTGCGAGCTTGTCCTTGGTCTGGCCGACGAATTCCGGCTCGCGAATGAAGACAGACAGCATGCCGACGGCAGAAATCATCACGTCGTCGGTGGTGATCTGCTGCGCGCGCTTGTTCTGCGTCAGTTCGGCGTAGTTCTTCAGGCCCTTGGTGAGCGCGATACGCAGGCCAGCCTCGTGCGTGCCGCCCTCGGGTGTCGGGATCGTATTGCAATAGGAATGCAACGCCGGGTCGCCGCCATACCAGGTAACGGCCCATTCCATCGCACCATGGCCACCGGTCTTTTCCGTCTTGCCGGCGAATATCTCGCGGGTGACGGTGAACTCCTTGCCGAGGGTAGCGGCCAGATAGTCCTTCAACCCACCGGGGAAGTGGAAGACCGCCTTTTCCGGGATGTCCCCGCCCTCGGGCACCATGCCTGGGTCGCAAGACCAGCGGATCTCGACGCCGCCGAAAAGATAGGCCTTGGACCGCGCCATGCGGAAGATCCGACCGGGGTCGAACTTTGCATGGTCGCCGAAAATCTGCGGGTCGGGATGAAAACGCACACGCGTGCCACGGCGGTTGTGAACTTCGCCAAGCTCTTCAAGCCCGCCCTGCGGCACGCCGCGCGAAAACCGCTGGCGATAGAGCTTGCGATTGCGCGCAACTTCGACCTCTAGCAGATCGGACAGCGCGTTGACGACCGAGACGCCAACGCCGTGCAGACCGCCTGAGGTCTCGTAGGCCTTGCCGTCGAACTTGCCGCCGGCATGCAGCTTGGTCATGATGACTTCGAGCGTCGACTTGCCCGGGACCTGCGGATGGAGTTCGACGGGGATGCCGCGGCCGTTGTCGGTCACGGTGAGGAAGCCCTCGGCATCGAGATGCACGTCGATGAAGTTCGCGTGGCCGGCTACCGCTTCGTCCATCGAGTTGTCGATGACTTCGGCAAAGAGGTGGTGCAGGGCCTTTTCGTCGGTACCACCGATATACATGCCCGGACGCATACGCACCGGCTCAAGTCCTTCCAGCACCCGAATTGACGACGCTCCGTATTCGTCGCCAGATGATGTGGCAGGCTGGGAGGCCGGTGCCGGGGCCGATGGAGCAGGGCGCGCGACGCGTGCCGGCGCTGCCACAGGTTCGGCATCAGCCTTGGTCGGGATCGGCATTGCCGAAAAGAGATCGTTGTCGTCCATGGCGTCGTTCGATACTCTGTTGATGATCAAGCCGGTTTGTCGGCACCTTCAGAACGCCGCTGCACCTGGCTGATCGCGTCTGCGAATCGGTCGGATTGTGCCAGAAAGGCAGGGCAGGCGCGAAGGGCCAGACAGCCGGCGCATGTTGAATTCGGGCCAGCTTTGCGTGGCACATTTCGCGAAGGCAAGCGTGAGCCGAGAGGAAACCCATCTTCCATGCAGATGTCCACAGCTCATTTCCGCACTGCGGCGATTTCCGGCGTTCTCTTTCCGTTTCTGTTTCTAGCAAACGTCCATGCGGAAGCTCTGGCGCCTTACAAGGATGATCTTTTCTCCGGCCAGAATGTTCTTGAAACCTCCGATGGCGGAGATTTCACCCGGATCGATTATGACGAGATGCGCGACATCAACGGTCGCGACAGCATCCCCGAACGGCGCGTAAAGGATCTCTACGTGTCGCTGAAGGTTCGACGGGCACAGGAGAACCAGACGCTGCCGCTTGCCGCGGGACCGCTCGACGTCGCGCGGGTTGGCAAAGATGGTGGTCAGGCCTTCACCGTAATCTTCATCCACGGCCGGGGAGGGGATCGCCGGCTCGGGATGAACGACATTACGTTCGGCGGCAATTTTAATCGCCTGAAGAACCTCGCCGCCAACAATGGCGGGACGTACTACGCACCCTCTGTCCACAGCTTCGACGAAACAGGGGTCGCCGAGATAGCGGGCTTGATCGACCATGCCTCCGCTCAATCGGGCGGAAGACCTGTGGTACTCGCCTGTGCCTCCATGGGGAGCTTCATATGCTGGGGCATGTCGCGCGATGCGAAGGCTGTAAGCCATCTCTCCGGTATGGCGATCCTCGGTGGCGCGCCTGATCCGGAATTGCCGAAATCGGCTGCCGCCAAGGCGAAACTGCCGATCTGGTTCACCCATGGCAGCAGAGACAGCGTCTACGCCGCCGATGACCAGATCGCGATTTACCGGACACTGCGCAAGGCGGGTCAGCCTGTGCGCTTTACTCTCTATGAAACGGGCTCGCACGGGACCCCGGTGCGCATGTCGGACTGGCGCACCATTCTCAACTGGCTTCTGCAATAGTGGAATGGCGTGAAACCCGGCGGTC from Rhizobium glycinendophyticum includes:
- the parE gene encoding DNA topoisomerase IV subunit B, producing the protein MDDNDLFSAMPIPTKADAEPVAAPARVARPAPSAPAPASQPATSSGDEYGASSIRVLEGLEPVRMRPGMYIGGTDEKALHHLFAEVIDNSMDEAVAGHANFIDVHLDAEGFLTVTDNGRGIPVELHPQVPGKSTLEVIMTKLHAGGKFDGKAYETSGGLHGVGVSVVNALSDLLEVEVARNRKLYRQRFSRGVPQGGLEELGEVHNRRGTRVRFHPDPQIFGDHAKFDPGRIFRMARSKAYLFGGVEIRWSCDPGMVPEGGDIPEKAVFHFPGGLKDYLAATLGKEFTVTREIFAGKTEKTGGHGAMEWAVTWYGGDPALHSYCNTIPTPEGGTHEAGLRIALTKGLKNYAELTQNKRAQQITTDDVMISAVGMLSVFIREPEFVGQTKDKLATVEAQRIVENALRDPFDHYLADNPNEAAKLLDWVIERAEERLRRRKEKEVNRKTAVRKLRLPGKLADCAQNTAEGAELFIVEGDSAGGSAKQARNRANQAILPLRGKILNVGSASREKLMANQQIADLIQALGCGTRTKYRDEDLRYERIIVMTDADVDGAHIASLLITFFYQEMPELIRGNHLYLAVPPLYVIRQGAKTVYARDDAHRAELMETVFKGKKVEIGRFKGLGEMMPAQLKETTMDPAKRTLLRVGIDDVDFEGTRDAVDALMGTKPEARFRFIQERAAFAENLDI
- a CDS encoding dienelactone hydrolase family protein, yielding MSTAHFRTAAISGVLFPFLFLANVHAEALAPYKDDLFSGQNVLETSDGGDFTRIDYDEMRDINGRDSIPERRVKDLYVSLKVRRAQENQTLPLAAGPLDVARVGKDGGQAFTVIFIHGRGGDRRLGMNDITFGGNFNRLKNLAANNGGTYYAPSVHSFDETGVAEIAGLIDHASAQSGGRPVVLACASMGSFICWGMSRDAKAVSHLSGMAILGGAPDPELPKSAAAKAKLPIWFTHGSRDSVYAADDQIAIYRTLRKAGQPVRFTLYETGSHGTPVRMSDWRTILNWLLQ